One part of the Cyprinus carpio isolate SPL01 chromosome B12, ASM1834038v1, whole genome shotgun sequence genome encodes these proteins:
- the LOC109110086 gene encoding sphingomyelin synthase-related protein 1-like gives MREREMAGNVRHWTPKHVGRWLREEGFCDYVDLLCNKHRLDGTSLLTLSEYDLRSPPLELKVLGDIKRLMVSLRKLQKQNADVLEELGLSYDGHSPQNSTGGVDWLCNGESARDCDAVLDTLSSDQYHQYNNGKYKQQPRRLDPEYWKTIISSVYVVFVFGFTSFVMVIVHERVPDMRTYPPLPDIFLDSVPRIPWAFAMAEACGVILCSVWLLVLLLHKHRSILLRRLCSLMGTVFMLRCITMFVTSLSVPGQHLQCTGKIYGDMWAKLQRAVAIWSGFGMTLTGVQTCGDYMFSGHTVVLTMLNFFVTEYTPRSWNFIHTLSWVLNLFGIFFILAAHEHYSIDVFIAFYITTRLFLYYHTLANTRAYQQSRRARIWFPMFSFFECNVNGPVPNEYCWPFARPAFLRRLIG, from the exons ATGCGCGAGCGAGAGATGGCCGGTAACGTCCGGCACTGGACCCCGAAGCACGTGGGCCGCTGGCTGCGTGAAGAGGGCTTCTGTGATTACGTGGACCTGCTGTGTAACAAACACCGTCTGGACGGAACCAGCCTGCTGACGCTGAGCGAGTACGACCTGCGCTCTCCTCCGCTGGAGCTCAAGGTCCTTGGAGACATTAAACGGCTGATGGTTTCTCTCAGGAAGCTGCAGAAGCAGAACGCAGACGTTTTAGAGGAGCTCGGTCTGTCCTACGACGGACACTCGCCTCAGAACAGCACAG GTGGAGTGGACTGGCTGTGTAACGGTGAATCTGCGCGGGACTGCGACGCCGTGTTGGACACGTTGAGCAGCGATCAGTATCATCAGTACAACAACGGCAAATACAAGCAGCAGCCGCGGAGGCTGGACCCTGAGTACTGGAAGACCATCATCAGCTCCGTCTACGTGGTCTTCGTCTTCGGCTTCACGTCCTTCGTCATGGTGATCGTCCACGAGCGCGTGCCAGACATGAGAACGTACCCGCCGCTGCCAGACATCTTCCTGGACAG TGTACCCAGAATCCCCTGGGCGTTTGCGATGGCTGAGGCCTGTGGCGTGATCCTGTGTTCTGTGTGGCTGCTAGTTCTGCTGCTTCATAAACACAG GTCCATCCTGTTGAGGCGCTTGTGTAGTCTCATGGGGACGGTCTTCATGCTGCGCTGCATCACTATGTTTGTGACGTCTCTCTCTGTCCCGGGTCAACACCTGCAGTGCACTGGGAAG ATATACGGTGACATGTGGGCGAAGCTGCAGCGTGCCGTGGCCATATGGAGCGGTTTTGGCATGACGCTGACCGGAGTGCAGACGTGTGGAGATTACATGTTCAGCGGACACACCGTCGTCCTCACCATGCTCAACTTCTTCGTCACTGAGT ACACGCCGCGGAGCTGGAACTTCATCCACACGCTCTCCTGGGTCCTCAACCTGTTCGGCATCTTCTTCATCCTGGCAGCACACGAGCACTACTCCATCGACGTCTTCATCGCCTTCTACATCACCACCAGACTCTTCCTGTACTACCACACGCTGGCCAACACTCGCGCCTACCAGCAGAGCCGCCGCGCACGCATCTGGTTCCCCATGTTCTCCTTCTTCGAGTGCAACGTTAACGGACCTGTTCCTAACGAGTACTGCTGGCCGTTCGCTCGCCCCGCCTTCCTCAGACGCCTCATCGGCTGA